In Anopheles arabiensis isolate DONGOLA chromosome 2, AaraD3, whole genome shotgun sequence, the genomic window TATTAAAACGTCGTTACAACACCCCCTGTGGCCTCACCGAACCGCGCTTCTTCGCCCGTGGTGATCATGTCGCTCGGCCACGGGCAAAGAGTGAACTGATCGCGCGCCTACGCAAAACccatcaccacacacacacacgcgtgacAAGCCGAAGAAGGTGTGTACATCACCCCAAACAAACGCGGAGGCCCACGCCGATGCGCCAAGACCCTCTGCGATCTGGCATCTGTGGCCCGCGTGTCCCGGTGAGAGTACGTGGTGGTGAATTATTGTTTCGCCATATTCAGAGCCCTGAACTCAAGAACCAATAATTGGCGAGGCGAAAGCATTACTCATCACGATCGCATTACAAGCAACCAAGCGCGGAGACGTCGTCTGGTACCGCAGTGCCAGATGAGCTCTACTCTTCCTGGTTGCGGCTGGCAGAGCTCTAGTTTGGCGTAGGAGAACTATTGAATTGATTTAAACTAAATCCACTGTAACCGGTGCGAACCGGGCGGCCCTAGACCATCatccagctgcagcagcattcCTTCACACAACACGATGGGAGGAAAAACCAATCAATAATCCACCGAACCGAAAGCTCATTGGCCGGGGAATCGGGTCTGCCACTACTGTGACGAATCCATAATAACTAAACCCGTGGCCGCGCTAGGGGACAAGCGCTTTTATTTGATCACAAAACCAATTCTCACGCTCGCGCCGCTCCGATGTGTTTGTGAGGCTTATGTAAAAGGGGAGGAAAAATTAAGTAGTTCATCTTGAACCGTTCATCTTTGCTGCCCGCCTGCTAATGACAGCATTTAGAGGCCAGCAAatggggaagaaaaacacagtAATAACTGTTCAGGTTGGTGCATCTCCGCTCCCTCCTCCGCTGGAGGTCGTTGGCGGGTCGGAATCTAATTAATCGGAAGagcggtgcaaaaaaaaaaatggaacgtCCACCTCCGAGCGCCAAACTCAATTTCGATCCAGACCCGTTCGCGATCGTCGTTCGCGTTTTTGTGTTGGGCAACTTCGTTTTCGTCTTCGCCCCTGCACATACCGACCGCTTGTCAACAGAAAGGCctgctcgcgcgcgcgcacacgatGCAGTCCCGTAAAGTTGATTTAATTAAGCCGATTGCCACCTCCTCCTGCTCCGCGGACGGTTGGGAAGTGCAGGGAACAGCGCGCGATCGCTCCAATGCACTCCCTCTCTGACTTTCGCGGCCTGCGTTAGAGAGCTGTACTGCGATCGGGAGAACGCATCGCCGGGTGGGATGCGATTTACCTACCCAACCcttcgcctttttttttttttttttgttgcttgcttAGCCGATCTCATTCCGAGCGCATTGGTACCGTTAGCAATTGCTATTCGCAATGGAAAACAGGGGACGAGTTAGGAGTTTAGCGCACCGTTAGTAGCCGatggccgccaccgccgccgctgctgctgccacggTCGCTGCCAGGTGTATTGGGCCATCAACAGCCGCACTCGATCGAACGATCGCGCAGCCATTCACCCGGGGGCTTTGGGTTGGCCGGCGAGCGTGGCGCTCGCTGGGAAAGTAACGAGCCGCGTTCGAAGCTTAGCTCGGCATCGGCATCGTacgggtgatgatggtgattaAGCGGTGCAGCCTAAAAGGCACGGCTTCGCTCGTTTGCATCAGCCGAACGGTGCAAGTGCAACCGGCCGATGCTTTCCATTTCGTTGCACCCAGCACCATCTCCGGCACCCCCTTTGGGTGGTGTGCTCCGGTTAGAAAGAGGATCCGtaccacactcacactcactgGACCGTGGGGATGGTAGGGGGTAAGTGAGGGAAAAGGGGTAGTGCAGAGTTGACGCGCATCTCTCTGCAGTCTCTAATTGCcattgtagcagcagcaaccattGGCTGCCCTGAAACCCTACGCCGTCCGATCGTTCACCCGTGTACCGTCAGTGCCACtcgcagacgacgaacccctcAGACCATGAAATTGGCAGCCGAAAAGGACAGCCGATGGCGCTTTTCCCACCATTCTCGTTACGTTTCGCTTGCCAGCTTCCGGTAAGCCACCGGCTCAACGACAACCTCCTGCTGCCAGCTAACGTAAACGATCAGCACCTGCCGGCGAGCAGGGAAGACGCTACAGTTTCAACGCGGATGcatttcgttccgttccgccAAGTGGACACGTCAGCGTGCTTCACGGAAAGCTTCCAAACCACCGCCGTGCACCAAACCGACACTAATTGCGCTTCTTCGTCGCTTTCTTCTTGCCTTTGCAGGTGACGCTTCCTGCTACTTCCCGTTCGAGTTCCAGGGCGGCTACATCACGCAGAACACGGTCACGCCGGAGGGTGCGGTACGGTACAGCCGCGTCAACATCACCGAGAACGCGATCCCACTGTGGGGCATGTGTCACAAGCGGCGCGACAACAACGTCATCCTGATGACCGGCTCGGAGGAGGCGAGCTGCTATCGCTGCTTTCACCTGAAGCTCGTGTCGAAGAACGTGCTGCGAGTGCTGGCCGCCGACAAGGACTACCTCTCCAAGTGTCACACCAACGAGGAGAAAGCGCTCGCCTCCTGTCTGTCCGATGACGATCTGCTGAACGAGGCGAAAAATACCGAAATCATCCTTTACAGTAAGTCCACCACTGCCAGGCTTCAGCTTAGTCTCCTCAGATCGTTGGATCAAGATTTTAAtccctttccctctttctcttgcTGCTCCCGTTACAGAATTCCACGAGTGGGACGGTGCAGAGGTACGCCAGGAGTACTGCCCCATCCACGGCCGGTATCGCATGACGTACAGCGTCGATAGCAGCGACACAGCGGACGCCATCGAGTGTGATTCGGTCGAATCGGAGGTTGACAACTGTCCGTCCGGATCGGCGTTGAACTTGCGCTTCCGCAACTGCGCCTTCCCCGACCGGGAGGTAACGTTCGAATGTCTCGGACACTGGCGCGGCTTCGGCAATCGCAACTATCTCGCGCTGCTCAGCACGGGCAATGAGTCGCACCTGGGGCCCAAGTATCGGTGCGCCACCTACACCGAGAACCCGAAGACGGGCGAAATCGAGATCTCGTTCAGTCGCGACTCGACCTGCCGCGCCATCGAGCGTCAGTACGTGCGCCATCCAAACTCCCGGTAcacgaacggcaacggcaTCGGAAGCGAGTACCATCACGAGGTCCTCACGCTTCGCCCAATCCCGCTCGAGTTCGGTCCAGTCATACAGTACTGCAGGTAGGTCGTCTAGTGCAATCACTCATCCGTCAGCTAATAGGTAGAGCTCAACGAATCAACTAATGTGAATTTTGTTGTGCAATTTATTCTGCAGCTTTCCCAGCTGGCTAATCGGGCGCTGGGAGCACGTGGTCGTCAATCAGAACCAGCTCATCTACAAAGACCACAACACCTTCAAGACGTACACGATGAAGTGCGTCAAGAACTACACCAACCACGACTCGAACAAGTACATCGTCTACAGCCAAACGCAATGGTAATTATTTCCACCGTTCACTCGCTCACTCTCCCCGAAGAGGGGAGAAGTTAATTGCAATCTTCTCTGGAAGAGATGGGAAAATCAGTCATCGAGGCTTGCGAAACTaaattaattatcaaaataGATGCTTCATTATTTCAAGCCGAAAAgctgctttttcttttcccggACCTTTCCCTAGTTCCTCCCTTTCCATCGTCTGCCTTCATTACACTTGCCGCTGTGATCGGCAAACGCTCGATCGCTTACGTTCCCCTTGGGGCTAAACTCCATTAGCAGCATCCCGCCTCAGGTGCGGTGGTGTGGCCTAGTAGTACACAAAAAAGTAGCATCAAATTACCACCTCCGTTCATTACACGCACCTCATTTCCTTTCATTCGAAACCACCCCACGAAAAACCAGTGAAAGTACACGATCGTTTCGCAAGCCCCTTCGCCCTCGCcgcttttgttgtttgcttgccTTTGTAAAGCGAACGGCATTGTGCATCGAACCAGCTGACGCAGCCGGCCCACGTTACTAATTCTCGCCCGTTACTAATCATTTTGCTTTCCtgcctctctctttctcttccacaGTGGCGAGGAGATGTACCAGTGTTTGAAAATCGAACGGCGCGATACGAATGTGTTCGAGTTCCAGATAAGCAGCCGCCAGTCGGCCAACTACACTGCCACGATCTGTAACGATTTCTACTTCAACGACGACCGGTGGCTGACGCAGGGCCGGCTAGACAGCAACGACATCGTCTCGCCCTGCCCCATCATCGGCGAGTTCTCCGGCATCATCCCGGACGATGAGGGTCTGTGCGCGAAGCTGTCGTCCGAGTGCGAGTCCCAGGACATCATGTACTACCAGATCTCGGCCTGCGATTACGCGAACGAAGTGTATGAAGGTAAGTGGAATTTTTGGAAGATCTGGAATTGATGGAACACAGCAATACTAACAGCGACTTCCCTATTTGTCAACAGAACGCGAATACCGGTGTCTTGGCCAGTGGACACATCGGAACATCGTGTACACGTACACCCAGCGACGGGACGTCGGCACGTACGAGTGCTTCGTCGGCACGATGCTGTCCGATCGGCAGATCTTCATCAAGGAGGCGGGCGAACACTGCCAGCGTGACGTCAATCCGCACCGGTTCGGCATGGAGCTGAACAAGGTCGCGCACTGTACGCCACCTCAGGTGTTCAAGTCGCCCGGCCGGCCCACGCACAAGTACTCCGAGGTTCCGC contains:
- the LOC120895697 gene encoding uncharacterized protein LOC120895697, with protein sequence MLTIVRRGRSWGFPMGHSSAITQQQLLLLALLTAVSVIVHPCDASCYFPFEFQGGYITQNTVTPEGAVRYSRVNITENAIPLWGMCHKRRDNNVILMTGSEEASCYRCFHLKLVSKNVLRVLAADKDYLSKCHTNEEKALASCLSDDDLLNEAKNTEIILYKFHEWDGAEVRQEYCPIHGRYRMTYSVDSSDTADAIECDSVESEVDNCPSGSALNLRFRNCAFPDREVTFECLGHWRGFGNRNYLALLSTGNESHLGPKYRCATYTENPKTGEIEISFSRDSTCRAIERQYVRHPNSRYTNGNGIGSEYHHEVLTLRPIPLEFGPVIQYCSFPSWLIGRWEHVVVNQNQLIYKDHNTFKTYTMKCVKNYTNHDSNKYIVYSQTQCGEEMYQCLKIERRDTNVFEFQISSRQSANYTATICNDFYFNDDRWLTQGRLDSNDIVSPCPIIGEFSGIIPDDEGLCAKLSSECESQDIMYYQISACDYANEVYEEREYRCLGQWTHRNIVYTYTQRRDVGTYECFVGTMLSDRQIFIKEAGEHCQRDVNPHRFGMELNKVAHCTPPQVFKSPGRPTHKYSEVPQPTQRPGLPVNGGGAGGHSGVLAGTSGNHFHQSSSPSAVPNSTPAPASSVPTGYADGGQRGGSSSSDDGSSSSSSSGNSNGGSSGGGAAGENNYPPYKTNSKHEPASVKPGTVGSTAAHVQSHYTYLLLATFICVILGCKNISC